From Bacteroidota bacterium, one genomic window encodes:
- a CDS encoding tetratricopeptide repeat protein: MNKTTYFLIILFFSAVSTFGQGVLITCEDTVTIRYRAENRIQDLQRRMNFITDASTSKLDFDESYATAVKGQSRLFYNDSVIISNDLDPQLITGGKWNDNLYVKNYLNQLYSTYIRNEEGDNTIFFSNIRTTHLKQTSYYYVNVYFDCEYKSKYKPTGQSYPKFSRVAELKVEPTGKTGNGKNEWTVTINSISFAKPGAFESDLQNEVTDITGAMDCDSKQVLGEFIKSDLELRKSKASDLAIKADLAASRGYFEDAKINISRAISLDTSNIAYKLKLKDFQKEIDRREGDAKKSNLWAQQADYAFKFRRYHVADSLYSQLSLLEAKYRAPEGEARKKQISPVIAKTDGLQGLYSRNQMEQVINQCTMYLQSDNNSTPEYFYWRAKAYAASNNYKRAIADLNQAIQLDENYLDAYELRANIKLQNEDRSGALSDFSILKSKDPKNDFYFILSARAQKEVKDYDKAVRDYESALQINPENATTYFELGEVEYLVNEYDIAQKNLGRAIEKRKNYPEANYYLGQIAMKDSKSDRYLRAGNYFKLAITQGLSPELKNVIIQKADEFYIGAKENTNPQNSLAPLNCAIQIYDNKPDYFIARGNAYLKLGDLRKAIADYRASTILENTDYKNFYLLGIAYYENEQLDSAKIAFFKSLDIKDNYYPAKIYLGHTYYKEKEYAKSISYFSEALTFKKDSARIYFYIGNAYSQLHQPQQALDYYAKAIDRDEEDPDFNVGRGNVYFDLNEYKQAIKDYNHALGHNPELAEALFHRAQCLVRMEDYDPALTDLNKYLQKNSMDAEALRLRGMCLVHKENYPMAIEDFKSAKKIDKAYVSEPLLNKNLAYSYLKLNDPVHALDCSNQILQMDQKNPDALLYKGIALYQQNKMSDAMDAFKEAFLTGSFSKKAIKNNTLLGSLLKNNEFNTICNQYLH; the protein is encoded by the coding sequence ATGAATAAGACTACCTACTTTCTAATCATCTTATTTTTTAGCGCAGTCAGTACTTTTGGCCAGGGAGTTTTGATTACCTGTGAAGACACGGTCACCATTCGTTATCGTGCTGAAAACAGAATTCAGGATTTACAAAGACGAATGAATTTTATCACCGATGCGAGTACATCCAAACTGGATTTTGATGAATCCTATGCAACAGCTGTCAAAGGACAATCGAGATTATTTTACAATGACTCCGTTATCATTTCGAATGACCTCGACCCTCAATTGATCACCGGTGGTAAATGGAATGATAATTTATATGTAAAAAACTATCTGAATCAACTCTACTCAACTTACATCAGAAATGAAGAGGGAGACAACACGATTTTCTTTTCCAACATTCGAACAACACATCTCAAACAAACGAGTTATTATTACGTAAATGTATATTTTGATTGCGAATACAAGAGCAAATACAAACCAACCGGACAAAGCTATCCTAAATTTTCCCGGGTCGCGGAATTAAAAGTTGAACCGACCGGAAAAACGGGGAATGGAAAAAATGAATGGACTGTCACCATTAACTCAATCAGCTTTGCTAAACCTGGAGCTTTTGAAAGTGATTTACAAAATGAGGTCACAGATATTACCGGGGCCATGGATTGTGACTCAAAACAGGTACTCGGTGAATTTATCAAAAGTGATCTTGAATTGAGAAAAAGCAAAGCTTCCGATCTTGCAATCAAAGCGGATCTGGCTGCAAGTCGGGGCTACTTTGAAGACGCGAAAATTAATATCAGCAGAGCGATCAGTCTGGACACCTCCAACATTGCTTACAAACTCAAACTAAAAGATTTTCAGAAGGAAATTGACCGTCGTGAAGGTGACGCGAAGAAATCAAATCTCTGGGCACAACAAGCTGATTACGCTTTCAAATTTAGAAGATATCATGTCGCTGACAGTTTGTATTCCCAACTATCTCTACTGGAAGCTAAATACAGAGCACCGGAAGGTGAGGCAAGAAAAAAACAAATCAGTCCCGTCATTGCTAAAACAGATGGCCTGCAGGGATTGTACAGCAGGAATCAAATGGAGCAGGTCATCAATCAATGTACGATGTATCTGCAGTCTGACAACAACTCCACTCCCGAATATTTTTACTGGAGAGCAAAAGCCTATGCCGCTTCGAACAATTACAAAAGAGCGATTGCAGATCTCAACCAGGCAATTCAGTTAGATGAAAATTATCTGGATGCATACGAACTCAGGGCTAATATTAAATTGCAGAATGAAGACCGTTCCGGAGCCTTGAGTGATTTTTCAATCCTCAAATCCAAAGACCCCAAAAACGATTTCTATTTTATCTTAAGTGCAAGAGCACAAAAAGAAGTCAAAGATTATGATAAGGCGGTTCGGGATTATGAATCAGCTCTTCAGATTAATCCTGAAAATGCCACTACCTATTTCGAATTGGGTGAAGTGGAATACCTGGTAAATGAATACGATATCGCTCAAAAGAATCTGGGTCGCGCTATTGAGAAAAGAAAAAACTATCCGGAAGCCAACTACTACCTTGGTCAGATTGCCATGAAGGATAGCAAATCAGACAGGTATCTCAGGGCTGGCAATTATTTTAAATTGGCAATCACGCAAGGTCTTAGTCCTGAACTGAAAAATGTGATCATCCAAAAAGCGGATGAATTTTACATTGGAGCAAAAGAAAACACGAACCCACAGAATTCATTAGCCCCTTTAAATTGCGCCATTCAGATTTACGATAACAAACCCGACTACTTTATCGCCAGAGGGAATGCATATTTAAAATTGGGCGATTTGAGAAAAGCAATTGCCGATTATCGTGCCTCTACCATTCTCGAAAATACAGATTATAAAAACTTCTATCTGCTGGGAATTGCGTATTACGAAAATGAACAACTGGATAGCGCGAAAATTGCATTCTTTAAATCATTGGATATAAAAGACAATTATTATCCCGCTAAAATTTATCTGGGTCACACTTATTACAAAGAAAAAGAATATGCAAAATCGATCAGTTATTTTTCGGAAGCTCTGACTTTCAAAAAGGACTCAGCCAGAATTTACTTTTATATAGGCAATGCTTACTCCCAACTGCATCAACCGCAACAGGCATTGGATTATTATGCAAAAGCAATTGATCGCGATGAAGAAGATCCTGATTTTAATGTCGGCAGAGGGAATGTTTATTTTGACCTCAACGAATACAAGCAGGCCATCAAAGATTACAATCACGCTCTTGGCCACAATCCGGAGCTGGCTGAAGCATTGTTTCACCGTGCTCAATGCCTTGTAAGGATGGAAGATTACGACCCTGCCCTCACAGATCTGAATAAATATCTTCAAAAGAACAGCATGGATGCTGAAGCTCTTCGCTTAAGAGGAATGTGTCTGGTACACAAGGAAAATTACCCGATGGCAATTGAAGATTTTAAAAGCGCTAAAAAAATTGACAAAGCATATGTATCAGAACCTTTGTTGAATAAAAATCTTGCCTATTCTTATTTGAAATTGAATGACCCTGTCCATGCTCTGGACTGCTCCAATCAAATTCTTCAGATGGATCAGAAAAATCCGGATGCATTGTTGTATAAAGGGATCGCATTATACCAGCAGAACAAAATGAGCGACGCGATGGACGCTTTCAAAGAAGCTTTTCTGACAGGATCATTTTCAAAAAAAGCAATTAAAAACAATACTCTGCTTGGTTCATTGCTAAAGAACAATGAATTCAATACAATCTGCAACCAATACCTGCACTGA
- a CDS encoding VWA domain-containing protein, with protein sequence MSGLQNRKVISAFLILLLGIPFFALAQDHVKGMKVKRMPKDYLEPTGKLVPENAKTAEGEYSYWRVYSDRDNNQTYKDPYLKTPFKTLQFMDAFFVIQERWNAVRIARYDGTLGDKYTIQHDSLDYGWIEKSRLLLWKKCLIDTVKTNFNLKGLVIRNYKVFENLEELKRISQEKFPLYASPALKTRTQNDINLFDFLFIYKYENGAYLIGKREDISVISAKTDVLGWVPEVNLRPWGQRLCLEPNSKTEAVTERKAAGVQAGLFESEEKARKYQNGEKVNPLKYQDPYEKGMQLSEKRFPVIADQKNGILKTGFITDVLDKNGKAIITTDQQADIEKKYNQARDDYRVINVVFVIDGSEKVQPYMQSVISSIQNSMSLLKSDSRNKFNYGAVVYRNYSCENEQIVSLQDLSSNISTVTNFLQKQTSTALPCSKVKSDGTAMYYGISKAVKLFRKKEQNNIVMVIGSGGNYLVDKYNFDETNVSTALADMQCSLVSFQVQYNGEDEQRFVSQSKELIKQSAKKIRDRLDDVKLTKVSKVTGIKFESTDKRLQNEFSLVFPGGDSPVPGKLTAASPNRPNSPSYIQEQIEDIITNRNQDNEMILSKWDAKVKGIGATAIKMDEELYLLLKNSKIDPSAFQKLDVNTNFQIFVEAYASVKQNKLKKQLFNFVLFMDDDDLYDLIIQFRKLGNATTEQELRKNLVDSYKQLAISYYGSRESKSAINKKSLAEIMGLITGLPSRSELFTKYTISDLESSRTVTVQILKDIAGEINDIKTDLERIRSRHSYSFTSYDQTYYWIPAEALH encoded by the coding sequence ATGTCTGGTTTGCAAAACCGGAAAGTTATAAGTGCCTTCCTCATTCTTTTGCTTGGAATTCCATTTTTTGCGCTGGCTCAGGACCATGTAAAGGGAATGAAAGTGAAGCGCATGCCTAAAGATTATCTTGAGCCAACCGGGAAATTAGTGCCGGAAAATGCAAAAACTGCAGAGGGTGAGTATAGTTACTGGCGTGTTTATTCTGACCGAGATAATAACCAGACCTATAAAGATCCATATCTGAAAACACCTTTTAAGACATTGCAGTTTATGGATGCTTTTTTTGTCATCCAGGAACGCTGGAATGCTGTACGTATTGCTCGATACGATGGTACTTTAGGAGACAAGTATACCATTCAGCATGATTCCCTGGATTATGGTTGGATTGAAAAAAGTCGATTGCTGCTTTGGAAAAAATGCCTGATTGATACTGTGAAAACAAATTTTAATCTTAAAGGACTTGTTATCCGGAATTATAAAGTTTTTGAAAATCTGGAAGAGCTCAAAAGAATTTCTCAGGAAAAATTTCCTCTGTATGCTTCACCGGCTTTGAAGACAAGAACACAAAACGATATCAATCTTTTTGATTTCCTGTTTATTTACAAATACGAAAACGGAGCCTATCTCATTGGCAAACGTGAAGATATTTCTGTGATCAGTGCAAAGACAGATGTCTTGGGATGGGTGCCCGAAGTAAATCTGAGACCCTGGGGACAACGGTTATGTCTGGAGCCAAATTCAAAAACCGAGGCTGTTACTGAACGGAAAGCCGCAGGAGTTCAGGCAGGTTTGTTCGAGTCGGAAGAAAAGGCTCGTAAATATCAAAACGGAGAAAAAGTAAATCCTTTAAAATACCAGGATCCATATGAAAAAGGGATGCAGCTGTCTGAAAAAAGATTCCCGGTAATTGCTGATCAGAAGAATGGAATTCTCAAAACAGGGTTCATTACCGACGTATTGGATAAGAATGGAAAAGCTATTATCACAACGGATCAACAGGCAGACATAGAAAAGAAGTACAACCAGGCTCGTGATGATTACCGGGTTATCAATGTAGTGTTTGTGATTGATGGATCTGAAAAAGTTCAGCCTTACATGCAGAGTGTGATCAGTTCGATCCAAAACAGCATGAGTTTATTGAAATCCGATTCAAGAAATAAATTTAATTATGGAGCTGTTGTTTATCGAAATTACTCTTGTGAAAATGAGCAGATCGTTTCGCTTCAGGATCTTTCTTCCAACATCAGCACTGTAACGAACTTTCTTCAAAAACAAACTTCTACAGCTCTTCCTTGTTCCAAAGTGAAATCGGATGGTACTGCCATGTATTATGGTATTTCAAAAGCTGTAAAACTGTTCCGCAAAAAAGAACAAAATAATATTGTGATGGTGATTGGTTCAGGTGGAAATTACCTGGTTGATAAATACAATTTTGATGAAACAAATGTGAGTACGGCACTTGCAGACATGCAATGCAGCCTGGTGTCGTTCCAGGTACAGTATAATGGTGAAGATGAGCAACGCTTCGTTAGTCAGTCAAAAGAACTGATTAAACAATCCGCTAAGAAAATTCGTGATCGTCTGGACGATGTGAAGCTTACAAAAGTTTCTAAAGTTACCGGAATCAAATTTGAGAGCACTGACAAGCGCTTACAAAATGAGTTTTCTCTGGTATTCCCCGGAGGAGATAGTCCTGTACCGGGCAAACTGACAGCAGCTTCCCCAAACCGACCAAATTCTCCGTCCTATATTCAGGAACAGATTGAAGATATTATCACAAATCGAAATCAGGACAATGAAATGATCCTGAGTAAATGGGACGCCAAAGTGAAGGGAATAGGGGCGACCGCCATCAAGATGGATGAAGAATTGTACCTCTTGCTCAAGAACTCCAAAATTGATCCTTCTGCATTTCAAAAGCTGGATGTGAATACCAATTTCCAGATTTTTGTTGAAGCGTATGCTTCCGTAAAGCAGAACAAACTAAAGAAACAACTGTTTAATTTTGTTCTGTTTATGGATGATGATGATTTGTATGACCTGATCATCCAGTTTCGGAAACTCGGAAATGCTACAACTGAACAGGAGCTGAGAAAGAATCTGGTAGATTCATATAAACAATTGGCGATTTCTTACTACGGTTCCAGAGAGTCAAAGTCAGCCATCAACAAAAAATCCCTGGCTGAAATCATGGGATTGATTACCGGCTTGCCTTCGCGGAGTGAATTGTTTACGAAGTATACAATTTCTGATCTTGAGAGTTCCAGAACTGTAACTGTTCAGATTCTTAAGGATATTGCAGGAGAAATCAATGATATTAAAACTGATTTGGAGAGAATACGATCCCGTCATTCTTATTCTTTCACCAGTTATGATCAGACCTATTATTGGATTCCTGCTGAAGCTTTGCATTGA
- a CDS encoding ATP-binding cassette domain-containing protein, with protein MEDFVFYITDLSCSYDRTTLNRVLYIREFGIPRGKLTFLLGPSGSGKSTLLETLGLMNNTFAGGKVVFNPRIGHEPNALESVWKPENSALLNNIRKNHYSFIFQENNLMENFTAFENICLSQMVKAERSFSEVVKPAELILNRVGLSSKQVNQFTLATNLSGGQRQRLSFVRALNVNSSVLFCDEPTGNLDEVNAHELMEIVKGACANDKSAIVVSHDINLALKYADQIAVITKDPGENYGVIHPENVFQRGQWEKHSESERSAFREKIRNLYSIERKESESEISPAKTKLSDRGFSRLFIRNELKSLYGKNYINYFILLFLTIFSLLVLGFANGTLNYIDIKLKDAFVNWVTLKIPYAQSGERFLEIKDILNEPANKKRFQYASATSYPEYFLPVFDKNSFDKVRVFSEKGRTIENDIPPDPMLKDILSNDNLVTGNNFTGVADFGIIVTSQFLSAYHYSINDRFIYIGFKKYNGEQDIFERVPVPIRAVVRSIPGKNLFLTTNYFKQAMDQAEENTFDPFVHKNKVCLYLSIPENSIPEFTKDAKAAIAGLTDFSDWSPEMDIVSDHLVDTGQSKVAEIRFSPEPDNEVLVAQFTGKLMNTPVLKKWSDKVVPFYDLAQFNENFQILSDDILCINFNGSLDSIRSFKQFLAELKKEGEKEVIELDDSAIREKENFNFMSKVTMIISVGLLFFAVFCIALFIMNVLRLHLLKVKMNLGTLKAFGLNNYETNRLYSSIMMLFVTLVMVPGFIIAFLAGKIIDSFIGVYLGMDKNYNYFQITDGLILVVILVIFLVSMLVTGLVARKILMKSPGDLIYNR; from the coding sequence ATGGAGGATTTTGTTTTTTATATCACGGATCTTTCCTGTTCCTACGACAGGACTACCCTGAATCGTGTATTGTATATTCGTGAGTTTGGTATACCAAGAGGGAAGCTTACTTTTTTATTAGGGCCTTCCGGTTCAGGGAAGAGTACGCTGCTGGAAACGCTTGGTCTGATGAATAACACTTTTGCAGGCGGCAAAGTGGTATTTAATCCGCGAATCGGTCATGAGCCCAATGCACTGGAATCAGTTTGGAAGCCGGAAAATTCCGCATTGCTGAACAACATTCGCAAAAATCATTACAGCTTTATTTTCCAGGAAAATAACCTGATGGAAAATTTTACCGCTTTTGAGAATATCTGTTTATCTCAAATGGTAAAAGCGGAAAGAAGTTTTTCGGAAGTTGTGAAGCCGGCTGAACTGATCCTGAACCGCGTCGGGTTAAGTTCAAAACAGGTCAATCAGTTTACTCTGGCTACAAATTTGTCTGGAGGTCAGCGTCAACGTTTGTCTTTTGTGAGAGCACTCAATGTGAATTCCAGTGTTTTGTTCTGTGACGAGCCGACCGGAAATCTGGATGAAGTGAATGCGCATGAGCTGATGGAAATTGTAAAGGGAGCTTGCGCGAATGACAAGTCAGCTATTGTCGTATCACATGACATCAATCTTGCATTGAAATACGCTGATCAGATCGCGGTGATAACAAAAGATCCGGGTGAAAACTACGGGGTAATTCATCCTGAAAATGTATTTCAACGCGGGCAATGGGAGAAACATTCTGAATCGGAAAGAAGTGCTTTCCGGGAAAAGATAAGGAATTTGTACTCCATAGAACGGAAGGAATCTGAATCAGAAATTTCACCGGCGAAAACCAAGTTGTCTGATAGAGGATTTTCAAGATTATTTATCCGGAATGAATTAAAAAGTCTGTACGGGAAAAATTATATAAATTATTTTATTCTTTTATTCTTAACAATTTTTTCTTTGCTTGTTTTGGGGTTTGCCAACGGGACCTTAAACTATATTGACATCAAGTTGAAGGATGCCTTTGTGAATTGGGTCACACTGAAAATTCCATATGCTCAATCCGGGGAACGATTCCTGGAAATAAAGGATATACTGAATGAGCCGGCCAATAAAAAAAGATTTCAATATGCGTCCGCGACTAGCTATCCGGAATATTTTCTACCTGTATTTGATAAAAATTCATTTGATAAAGTAAGAGTATTTTCAGAGAAGGGGAGAACCATCGAAAACGATATTCCTCCTGATCCAATGTTGAAGGACATACTGTCCAATGATAATTTGGTAACCGGGAATAATTTTACCGGCGTTGCTGATTTTGGGATTATTGTGACAAGTCAGTTTCTTTCTGCCTATCACTATTCCATAAATGACAGATTTATTTATATTGGATTTAAAAAATACAATGGAGAGCAAGATATTTTCGAAAGGGTTCCTGTTCCAATCCGTGCAGTTGTCCGTTCAATTCCGGGGAAGAATCTTTTCTTGACTACTAATTATTTCAAACAGGCAATGGATCAGGCGGAAGAAAACACTTTTGATCCTTTTGTCCATAAGAATAAAGTCTGTCTCTATTTATCTATTCCTGAAAATAGTATTCCGGAATTTACGAAAGATGCAAAAGCGGCGATTGCCGGACTGACCGACTTTTCAGACTGGAGTCCCGAAATGGATATTGTTTCGGACCATCTGGTCGATACGGGTCAGAGCAAAGTTGCTGAAATCCGTTTTTCGCCTGAGCCGGATAATGAAGTACTTGTCGCGCAATTTACCGGTAAGCTTATGAATACTCCGGTTTTAAAGAAGTGGTCTGACAAAGTTGTGCCTTTTTATGATTTGGCACAATTCAATGAAAATTTTCAAATTTTATCTGACGATATTTTATGCATTAATTTTAATGGAAGTCTTGACAGCATCCGTTCCTTTAAACAGTTTTTGGCAGAACTTAAGAAGGAAGGAGAAAAGGAAGTAATTGAACTGGATGATTCCGCGATTCGGGAAAAGGAGAATTTTAATTTCATGAGTAAAGTAACCATGATCATTAGCGTTGGATTACTTTTTTTCGCGGTGTTCTGTATTGCCCTTTTTATAATGAATGTTTTAAGGCTGCATTTATTGAAAGTCAAAATGAATCTTGGGACATTGAAGGCGTTCGGTTTAAATAATTATGAAACAAATCGTTTGTACTCCAGCATCATGATGCTGTTTGTCACACTTGTAATGGTCCCGGGTTTCATAATTGCATTCCTGGCAGGTAAGATAATTGACAGCTTTATCGGAGTGTATCTGGGCATGGATAAAAATTACAATTATTTTCAGATCACAGATGGGTTAATCCTGGTTGTGATCCTTGTTATTTTCCTTGTGTCCATGCTGGTAACAGGATTGGTAGCCAGAAAAATTCTGATGAAATCCCCGGGTGATCTGATTTACAATCGATGA